The DNA region tctgaagaatcaaacaaaaatgaattacagaatcttacaaaaaaaaatttacagaaacattagagaataatttttattgcagaagcataagataataatttttattatagaagaattttacaaaaaataaattaatttacaggAAATTATTAGTgtaataatcttaaaaataaaaaaaattattagaaaattgattttgacgagaaaaatttggaaagggggTTGGCGGTAAATATAAGAGGTTGGCTTctaaatttaaggaaaaattaaaaataaatttaaaagccaaccctttatttatttgtaaggGTTGGCGGCAACGCAACccttctttttattaattatattatattattaaaatataatataataagaaagGTGGTGATTTTCGACcaacttttttacttttttttaagttatggATTCTTAATctcaaatctattttttttagttttttttattctttttttgttttttaagtatttattttagtttttacgtgattcttttatcatttgaaagaaaaaaaaaaaagaaaaaaattacataaaaaaaagaatctttgtataaaaatagataagatattttagaaaagtagatactatcatgatatattagtttaaattttaaaatgagtgatatttatatatacacgaATTAcagtaaagataaaaatttcaatttcccccCGTTTAATTTCATTGAAGCCCACCCACTTACATCAAGAAAACTACCGTACATCACAAAAACGATCTGGAAAACTTTTCCGGCCTATTAGCAACAGCCGACTGTAACGAGGGTCCGCCTCAGCAGTCAATCTCAGTCAGTCTCAGGTTAGCTGGTTTGGCAGTTGGCTTCCTTCCCAGCTCAGCATttctgatttaaaaaattttaaacttattttctcAAAACCCTTCGAATCAGAGACATTCGAAAATCGTAAAACCACTCACGTTAATCATCGGAATGGAGTGGAATCCAGAAACTCTCCAGAACCTTTCTCAATGCTTCCTCCACACGCTGTCTCCGTCCCCCGAGCCGCGCCGCGCCGCAGAACAATCTTTGGCTGAAGCCTCGGAAAGGCCCAACTACGGTCTCGCAGTTCTCCGCTTGGTAGCTGAGCCAACAGTCGATGAACAGATTCGCCAAGCCGCCGCTGTCAACTTCAAGAACCACCTACGGTCTCGCTGGGCCCCTTCCTCTGACTCTGGCTCCACTCTCACTGCAATACTGGATCCTGAGAAGGAGCAAATCAAAGCCCTAATCGTGACTCTAATGCTCACTTCGACGCCGCGAATTCAGAGTCAGCTCAGCGAGGCCCTAGCCATCATCGGCAAGCACGATTTTCCCAAATTTTGGCCCACTTTACTTCCCGAACTCGTCGCCAATCTCAGAAAAGCGTCTGAATCCAACGATTACGTTTCCGTCAACGGTATTCTCGGAACTGCAAACtctatttttaagaaatttcgATACCAATACAAAACAAATGACCTTTTATTAGATTTGAAATACTGTCTCGATAATTTTGCCGCTCCATTATTAGAAATATTTCTTAAAACTGCTGCATTAATTGATTCAACTGCAAGTTCTGTTGGGGCGGCTGCAACTCTTAAGTTGCTTTTAGAGTCTCAAAGATTGAGCTGTAGGATATTTTATTCGCTGAATTACCAAGAGTTGCCTGAGTTTTTTGAGGATCATATGAGTGAGTGGATGAGTGAATTCAAGAAATATCTAACAACAAATTATCCTACACTTGAGAGTAGTGGTGATGGACTTGGCGTGGTTGATGAGCTTAGGGCTGCAGTGTGTGAGAATATCAGtctttatatgaaaattaacgAGGAAGAGTTCCAGGGTTACTTAAATGATTTTGCTCTTGCTGTCTGGACTTTATTAGGGAGTGTGTCACAGTCTTCTAGTCGTGATACATTAGCTGTTACAGCAATTAAGTTTTTGACTGCTGTGAGTACAAGCGTGCACCACACATTGTTTTCTGGTGAAGGAGTTATACCTCAGATTTGTCAGAGTATTGTGATTCCAAATGTGAGGTTGAGAGATGAGGATGAAGAGCTTTTTGAGATGAATTATGTTGAGTTTATTAGGAGGGATATGGAGGGTAGTGATGTTGATACTAGAAGGAGGATTGCATGTGAACTACTTAAAGGTGTTGCAACACATTATAAGCAAAAGGTAATGGAAATAGTTTCAGTTCAAGTACAGAATCTATTAAGCTCATTTGGTGCTAACCCTGTTGTAAATTGGAAGGACAAGGATTGTGCCATATATTTAGTTGTCTCACTTGCCACGAAGAAGGCTGGGGGCACTTCTGTTTCGACTGATCTTGTTGATGTTCAGGGCTTCTTTACATCAGTTATTGTTCCAGAGTTGCAAAATCAGGATGTGAATGCATTTCCGATGCTTAAAGCTGGTGCTCTTAAATTCTTTACAATGTTTAGAAGTCAGATACCAAAGCTCCATGCATTTCAATTGTTTCCGGACTTGGTTCAGTTCCTTGGTGCAGAGTCAAATGTGGTTCATTCTTATGCTGCTAGTTGTATAGAAAAACTCTTGCTGGTCAAGGATGAGGGGGGAGGAGCAAGGTACAATTCAGCGGATATAACTCCATATCTTCCAGTGCTGATGACCAACCTTTTTAATGCTCTGAAGTTTCCGGAATCTGAGGAGAATCAGTACATAATGAAGTGTATAATGCGGACTCTTGGGGTTGCAGAGATTTCCAGTGAGGTTGCTGGACCCTGCATTTCTGGTTTGACGACTATTCTGAATGAAATTtgcaaaaatccaaaaaatccaatttttaatCATTATCTCTTTGAGTCAGTAGCTGTTCTTGTCAGACGGGCATGCCAGAGGGATCCCTCTCTCATAACAGCTTTTGAAGCTAGCATTCTGCCCAGCCTCCAGATGATTTTGCAAAATGATGTGATTGAGTTCTTGCCGTATGCATTCCAGCTGTTGGCTCAGCTTGTTGAGTTGAATAGGCCACCTGTTGCCGCAAACTACATGGAGATTTTTAAGCTTCTCCTTCTGCCTGAATCCTGGAAGAGATCTTCAAATGTTCCAGCTCTTGTGCGTTTGCTTCAGGCCTTCCTTCAGAAGGTACCTCATGAAATCATCCAAGAAGGCAGGTTGAGCCAGGTGCTTGGGATATTCAACATGCTTGTGGCATCCCCAAGCACTGATGAACAAGGCTTTTATGTGCTAAACACTGTTATTGAGTGTCTTGAATATAATGCCATTTCTTCATACATTGTTCACATCTGGAATGCCCTTTTTACACGCCTCCAGAAGAATCGgacaatcaaatttatcaagtCCTTTCTGATTTTTATGTCACTGTTTCTTATCAAGCATGGTTTTGCAAACCTTGTCAATACAATGAATGCTGTTCAGCCTGACGTATTTTTAGTAATTGTAGAGCAGTTTTGGATACCAAATCTTAAGTTGATCACAGGCTCCATTGAAGTTAAGTTGACTGCTGTTGCTTCAACCAGACTCATCTGTGAATCTCCTGTCTTTTTGGATGGTGCTGCTCTAAGACTCTGGGGGAAGATGCTGGACAGCATTGTTAGCCTTCTTTCGCGGCCAGAGGAGGAAAGAGTTGAAGAGGAACCTGAAATGCCAGATATTGCTGAAAATGTGGGTTATACAGCTGCATTTGTTAGCCTTTTCAATGCTGGGAAGAAAGAAGAGGATCCTTTAAAGGATATAAGGGATCCAAAGGAATTCCTAGTAGCATCGTTGGCAAGATGCTCTGCCACTTCCCCTGGGAGGTATCCCCAGATCATCAGTGAAAATCTAGAGGCTGCAAATCAGACAACATTGCTTCAACTTTGCAACACTTACAATTGCCCTATAGTTTGAGTATGTTTTTTCCGCTTTGTCATTGTTTCACTTCTTTGTCATCAGTATTGTTTCTCAGATTGAAAACTCTGCTTTATCTGTCAGCCAAATTAATACATTGTTCCCTATGCTGAAAAGAAGTGTTTAGgttattcaattttatcatatcagtttaattttaaaagttgtgTTATACTTTTCTGTGCCTGCGTATTGTTTGTGTTTCTTTCTACAAGCAATATGACTTGTATCAATCGGTGTTGCCTCCGTTGGAAATATGAGCTTCCAGTGGGCTGAGACACCTGTGATGTATAGTAAAGTGTCTATTTGCTTGTTAGGCATCTCATATCTTTCACGAAATTCATTCATAGATTTTGAGGCAAGtcaatatatatgtaataatttgCTCTCTGGCCCATCACATGCCAGTGTTTTAGCTGAATGGACATTGCCCTTTGATTCTCAAATTGTTTATataagtttcttttctttttatttatttattttttttgtccttAGATGTTGGTTTGCAATCTAAAATATATCATCTAATCATTTGTTTGCACCACTTTTCAGGATATTTTTCTGCACGACTTTTCAGGGTATTTTTCTGCATAAAAGCTCCATTTGTGCGTTTGTTTCATCAAGTTTTGATCAGCTCACATTTGTAAGGTGACAGTACTTTATACCATGTAACTGAACATTGTCAAGAATTAACCTTCCATTTTTGCAATTTCTGAGGATCAGAATGGTGGGAGTCTGTTGTTACCGTTGCTCTCCAAGTTATCCTTGCATGGGCAGCAGATGGTCATTCTGCTGTGTGGTTAATTGTGTTCCGGGGTAAATATGCCCCATTCTATTGTCACAGTTTGTGAGTCTTGTTCAGCGAGCATGTTTTATGAAATATAGATCTATGATCCAGTCAAAAAATTTGTAGGTTAAACTGCcccctttttctttatttatttaaaagttctTAAGATCATGCACTATGTTGTCACTGTGCAAAGCAGTTCGGTAATTTGGACTGAACTTGTAGTTATTTTTTCTGCTGAACAAAAAGTTTCGTGTAAGAATTTTGCTTGAAGCTTTTGCAAGAATTCATGATTATATTTGTGTGGCGTCACGCCTATGGCCTGCTAACATCTTGCTTATGGAAAGACCTCAAATAAAGAAATTAGAGAACATTTTGATTAGGCTAAATATCATTTCCACATGCACTAAAtcaattgtttataaatttatcagaAGACTTGCATACCCCACAAGCCATTAGAG from Mangifera indica cultivar Alphonso chromosome 8, CATAS_Mindica_2.1, whole genome shotgun sequence includes:
- the LOC123223779 gene encoding exportin-2-like, translated to MEWNPETLQNLSQCFLHTLSPSPEPRRAAEQSLAEASERPNYGLAVLRLVAEPTVDEQIRQAAAVNFKNHLRSRWAPSSDSGSTLTAILDPEKEQIKALIVTLMLTSTPRIQSQLSEALAIIGKHDFPKFWPTLLPELVANLRKASESNDYVSVNGILGTANSIFKKFRYQYKTNDLLLDLKYCLDNFAAPLLEIFLKTAALIDSTASSVGAAATLKLLLESQRLSCRIFYSLNYQELPEFFEDHMSEWMSEFKKYLTTNYPTLESSGDGLGVVDELRAAVCENISLYMKINEEEFQGYLNDFALAVWTLLGSVSQSSSRDTLAVTAIKFLTAVSTSVHHTLFSGEGVIPQICQSIVIPNVRLRDEDEELFEMNYVEFIRRDMEGSDVDTRRRIACELLKGVATHYKQKVMEIVSVQVQNLLSSFGANPVVNWKDKDCAIYLVVSLATKKAGGTSVSTDLVDVQGFFTSVIVPELQNQDVNAFPMLKAGALKFFTMFRSQIPKLHAFQLFPDLVQFLGAESNVVHSYAASCIEKLLLVKDEGGGARYNSADITPYLPVLMTNLFNALKFPESEENQYIMKCIMRTLGVAEISSEVAGPCISGLTTILNEICKNPKNPIFNHYLFESVAVLVRRACQRDPSLITAFEASILPSLQMILQNDVIEFLPYAFQLLAQLVELNRPPVAANYMEIFKLLLLPESWKRSSNVPALVRLLQAFLQKVPHEIIQEGRLSQVLGIFNMLVASPSTDEQGFYVLNTVIECLEYNAISSYIVHIWNALFTRLQKNRTIKFIKSFLIFMSLFLIKHGFANLVNTMNAVQPDVFLVIVEQFWIPNLKLITGSIEVKLTAVASTRLICESPVFLDGAALRLWGKMLDSIVSLLSRPEEERVEEEPEMPDIAENVGYTAAFVSLFNAGKKEEDPLKDIRDPKEFLVASLARCSATSPGRYPQIISENLEAANQTTLLQLCNTYNCPIV